A region from the Actinomycetota bacterium genome encodes:
- a CDS encoding cob(I)yrinic acid a,c-diamide adenosyltransferase: MKIYTKKGDDGTTGLFYGGRVPKDDLAPEAYGTVDEAVAALGVARTHAEGLVGERILAIQRDLFVIAAELATAPDNRHKLRPGTSATTSEMTERLESWIDELVDEIGLPTEFVVPGQAPLPASIEHARTIVRRAERRCVTYARQGGLEEALRYLNRLADYLYVLARATESEWVPSKQGDEK; encoded by the coding sequence GTGAAGATCTACACGAAGAAAGGCGATGACGGCACCACCGGACTGTTCTACGGCGGCCGCGTCCCCAAGGACGATCTCGCCCCGGAGGCGTACGGAACCGTCGACGAGGCGGTGGCGGCGCTCGGTGTCGCGAGGACCCATGCCGAGGGTCTCGTGGGTGAACGAATCCTCGCCATCCAGCGTGACCTGTTCGTGATCGCCGCCGAGCTCGCGACGGCGCCCGACAACCGGCACAAGCTCCGGCCGGGGACCAGTGCGACCACTTCCGAGATGACCGAACGTCTCGAGTCCTGGATCGACGAACTCGTCGACGAGATCGGCCTGCCCACCGAGTTCGTCGTGCCGGGACAGGCGCCGCTACCCGCCTCGATCGAGCACGCCCGCACGATCGTGCGTCGCGCAGAACGCCGCTGTGTCACCTATGCACGCCAGGGCGGCCTCGAAGAGGCGCTGCGGTATCTCAACCGCCTCGCCGACTATCTCTACGTGCTCGCCCGGGCCACCGAGTCCGAGTGGGTACCCAGCAAACAAGGAGACGAGAAGTGA
- a CDS encoding leucyl aminopeptidase, with protein sequence MNITAGGSLESESGEALAVPVFEDRIWGPGADWAAEQLGGRLDEYLDEQDFSGKAGEIVAVPTGGRLEFHTLFLVGLGSDVDLEALRKAAGWLGRKAAKTVDVATTLHQVDLDGAAGAVVEGFLLGQYRFDTYKSEPKPAKTETLRFVGDGAEDAADAGGPAQVVADAVCLTRDLINEPANAKAPAVLADRAREIGRTVGVAVKVLGPDEIEAERLGGLAGVSLGAHNPARLVEFSYEPADPKAFVALVGKGVVFDSGGLSLKTGEGMQTMKTDMSGAAAVFGAIQAIAMLRIPVKVIGITPLTENMPGGGAMRPGDVIRPRNGKTVEVLNTDAEGRLVLADGLSLAGEAEPDLIVDVATLTGACKVALGEKIGGLWANDDEAAEQVLAAAARAGERFWKMPLPDDYRKNIDSDVADMKNIGARWGGAINAALFLKEFVADGVPWVHLDIAGPGRWPNDEHYQSKGGSGFGMRTLVALVEDLAS encoded by the coding sequence GTGAACATCACCGCAGGAGGCTCCCTCGAATCCGAATCGGGGGAGGCGCTGGCCGTACCCGTGTTCGAAGACCGTATCTGGGGTCCCGGTGCCGACTGGGCAGCAGAACAACTCGGCGGACGACTGGACGAGTACCTCGACGAACAGGACTTCTCCGGCAAGGCCGGCGAGATCGTCGCCGTACCCACCGGCGGACGACTCGAGTTCCACACCTTGTTTCTCGTCGGTCTCGGATCGGACGTCGACCTCGAGGCGCTCCGAAAAGCGGCCGGCTGGCTGGGTCGCAAGGCCGCCAAGACGGTGGACGTCGCCACCACCTTGCACCAGGTCGATCTCGACGGTGCGGCCGGTGCGGTCGTGGAAGGGTTCCTTCTCGGCCAGTACCGGTTCGACACGTACAAGTCGGAGCCGAAACCTGCCAAGACCGAGACGCTGAGATTCGTGGGCGATGGCGCCGAGGATGCGGCCGATGCGGGTGGCCCTGCACAGGTGGTCGCCGACGCGGTGTGCCTCACCAGGGATCTGATCAACGAGCCCGCCAACGCGAAGGCCCCCGCAGTCCTTGCCGACCGGGCGCGAGAGATCGGTCGAACCGTCGGGGTCGCCGTCAAGGTCCTCGGACCCGACGAGATCGAGGCCGAACGTCTCGGAGGCCTTGCCGGCGTGTCGCTCGGCGCCCACAACCCCGCCCGCCTGGTCGAGTTCAGCTACGAGCCCGCCGACCCGAAGGCGTTCGTGGCGCTGGTCGGCAAAGGGGTCGTGTTCGACTCCGGCGGCCTCTCGTTGAAAACCGGTGAGGGTATGCAGACGATGAAGACGGACATGTCGGGCGCCGCTGCCGTGTTCGGCGCGATTCAGGCGATCGCCATGCTCCGCATCCCGGTCAAGGTGATCGGCATCACGCCGCTGACGGAGAACATGCCCGGTGGCGGGGCGATGCGTCCCGGCGACGTGATCCGCCCTCGCAACGGAAAGACCGTCGAGGTGCTCAACACCGACGCCGAGGGCCGTCTCGTCCTCGCCGACGGCCTGTCGCTTGCCGGCGAAGCCGAACCGGACCTGATCGTCGATGTGGCCACCCTGACGGGCGCCTGCAAGGTTGCGCTCGGCGAGAAGATCGGTGGCCTGTGGGCCAACGACGACGAGGCCGCCGAGCAGGTGCTCGCCGCAGCGGCACGAGCAGGGGAGAGGTTCTGGAAGATGCCGCTCCCCGACGACTACCGCAAGAACATCGACTCGGACGTCGCCGACATGAAGAACATCGGAGCTCGCTGGGGTGGTGCGATCAACGCGGCGCTGTTCCTCAAAGAGTTCGTCGCCGACGGCGTGCCGTGGGTGCACCTCGACATCGCCGGTCCGGGCCGCTGGCCGAACGACGAGCACTACCAGTCCAAGGGCGGCTCCGGCTTCGGGATGCGCACGCTGGTCGCCCTCGTCGAAGACTTGGCATCCTGA